AAGGATTCTGCTCTGGCCCACTGCAAAGCCCTGAGGTGCTAGTGCTGACAGGGTGATGGCAAGAAGATgagggtgtggtggggggaggagagggaggaggggtgctGGGATGTGGTTTGCCCTGCCATCTAAGGAGACGAGTGGCCTGGCCGTGGCTCACCGGCACACAGATTTTGCTCCTGCAATCCAGCCAAAACCCGAACAAAAGCTAGAGCTAATTGTAAGAAGACCAGCATCCTCCCAAATGAGGATGGGTCAGACATTAAGTGgaactatcaaaaataaatttacacaggggcgcctgggtggctcagtcagtcaagtgtctgacttcggctcaggtcatgatctcacgatcatgACCTcacacaagtttgagccccgtgccaggctctgtgctgacagctcagagcctgcttccgatcctctgtccccctctctctcattccactctccctctgcccctcccctgcttgctttctctccaaaacaaatttttcttaattttataaaaaaaattttttaaagacccagCTATGTCTCATAACACAAGTCCTTTCATATCTCAGTATACATATTCTAATCTCTAAATTAAGGCTTTTGATGCCTGGTTGTCGCAGTCCTTGAGTGGCAGGAAGAGAGGACGGCTAGAAGAACAGAGCTACTCAACACCGTTGGTCTAGGAACCCGAACAgagatgtgcacacacatgtttTTGGGTAACCAAGAAGTTTctccatttccaaatattttgactTTTCAGTGAAGACTCTATAACTATTATGATGCAAATACGTGTaagtttttgaaaaacaaagtattttccaATAATCAGAGCATTTGCAAGTCCCAAATagcacccccacacacactccccaAATGCACTGATGTAGTTTGAATCAATGGCCCTCAAATCTTACCTACTTGGGCACAGTAGGGCCAGCAGATATGGGgtgctaaatatatatatatacatatatatacatacatacatatatatatatatgaatatcttTTTCTTGGTGCTCCCACCTCTCATTTCTACTCCCTCTCCCAAAAGAAGAGCTGTGGAAAGATAAGTTCTGGTTCACAACACGGAGACTTGACCTGAAATATCCTTGGGTGTCTCTTGTAATCCTGTCCCTACAATGCCCAAATTCCAGAGAGACGCTGGTGCTCAAATTTGCTCAGGTTCAGTCCTGAGTTTGGGAATAAGAGTTAATGTCAGGAGTGAAAAACAGGCCCAAGATGCCTGATTTCCCCTCCAGCAGGAGATGGGCCCAGGAAAGATGCCAGGTTCCATGCGGTCATGCCCAATGGGGACCTCACTTGGGGCACTTGGGACTGCATCCCACAACCGGCCAGCTGAGTGGATGGTGGTGAAAGAAATGCAGCTCTTAGTGGGGAGACAGAGCCGCGCAGAGAGGCCCAAGATGCACTAGTCTACCACTTACAACAGACATGCGTTTGTCTggcaaggaaaggaaacaacatAAACGTACACAGCATTCAGAAATCATAGGGACCATCCCTTTCTCAGGGTGGTCACACAGAGGTGTGGACAAGAGGGCGGGCCGGCCCTCATCCTTCTCCAATCAGGTCCAGCAAGGTGAGCCCACAGAGGGGAAACGTCCGATTTCCCCCGGGTCAGGAGACTCTGCAGTCTGTCCTGACATCGCTGTCTCCTGGAGGGGGCACCAAGCCTCTCCCGCTCCTCCACACTGCTTGGCCCCGCACTTAGGGGCCACAGCTGTCCTTCTCTTCCGCTCGGAGCTCCTCGGCTGCGGGGGGCCCCTCCACACAGGGGGCAGGCTGCTCCTCGGGGGCCCTGCCGAGGAAGGGTCCCGTTTCGGGCCTGGCCCCTTCGGGCAGCCGGGTGACACCTGGGGAAGGCTGCCTGCTCAGGGCCGGAGCATAGGGGGCTGGGAGCAGATCAGGGAAGTAGCTGTCCCCTCCGGGGGGCTGCCCCAGGGCCTGCGGACAGAAGGGACCAGGGAAAGGCAGTTCTGGAAAGCAAGGGTCATTCCAGGGGGCTGTACCTGTGGGGTCAAAGAGTGCAGGAAAGGTGAGAGAGGATTAAGCGTCTCCCCCACGGCTGGACATTCTCTGTGAcagactccccacccccctcctcctcctcctcccacagaAACCCAGCTTAGGAACCCAGTGCCAGTATGGGTGAAGTCCTAGCACCAGGAGCTCCCTGCACTCGGGCCTGGCACGCTCCTGCCTCTAAGTCCCGAGGTCTGGGAACATCGACACAGAGTGGGTCGTGGGCCAGGCTGAGCGCCCCCTCACGCAGGCAGCAGGGAGACTGGGAACAgactctttcttccccttctattGGAATTTAGTCTTACGACGACGGTTGTGTCCAGATTTCAGAGGTCCGAGTGGCCCGTCTGAATGCTCAGATCAGCTGTCAAGGATTTCCCTCATGAGGTTGCTAATCCTCCTCCAATCCCTCCCCGGGATGGggatattattcccatttgagaGACAGGCAAACCGAGAGTCGGCAACGCTGGGAATGGCCGAGCCTGACTTCAGAACTCCCAGCTCCAAGGCTCTCGCTCTGCCCTGCAGCCTTTCGGGAAACTTAACAAGCACTTCGTAGAGACGACCAGGGGCAAGGAAAGTGGTCCACTTGCTGCCTCGGCCAGCCCTTCGGCTAAGTGAGGTAGTCTGCCCCTTGTCACTGTCCTCGGTCATGACTCACCTGCATTCCCAGCAGGTGGCTGAAGCACCGGCTGCCCTGACGGAGGCGGTGGCCCTGGGAAGTAGCCCTGTGATGTCCCCGCACTGGGGCCATAGGGCGAGGTGAAGAGGGGGTCATCCGGCAGCAGaggctgcagggggtggggcatggggaaggggaaggggtgcAGGTAGGAGAACTGGGGCTGAGGCTGTTGGTAGAGCTGGCTCTGTGGAGCCTGGGAGAACAGGAACGGTCCCGGCTGGGCGCTCTGTTGGTAATCCTGGGGCTCCAGCTCCTCCAAGTATGAGCAGGTGGATGGTGGGGTGACACTGTGGGGGACAAAGGAGTGTCTGGTGAGGCTCACGGGAGCCTCCTCGTTGTGACCACACAGTAGGTGAGTCCCTTCCCATCTCCGTGACCCCAGACTcgcttcctcctttctcttcctgttcttgGCTTCTCGCCCTCATGCCTACACTGTTGCTATGATATTCTAGATCTTTCCCACTCTAAATCCACTTTCCGTTTAATCCTCATCACAAGCATGATCCTCTCTTCTCTCAGCTCACCCTTCCCCAACcaagctctgtctcttctccttctatGCCCCTCCCACAATAACTCGGAGGACCACCCCCAGTAGGTTGCATACCTTGTCCCCCAGGAGCCATCTTTGTGGCCGCTGTCACTGCCTGGGGTATCCAGCAGCAGAGGCAtcatttggggggtggggacagggccaaggggaaaaggaaggttGACTCTTCGAACTGGCGGAGGGCTGAAGAGCGGTGGGGTCACTGCTACCCTCTGAGTACTCTCACTCTGTTGGGTTGGGGCCAGAGTGTGCTCAGAGGCCAGCAGCATGGGAGGCTCTAGGAATCAAGGTCAGACGAGTTACAAGGgtaggagaaggaggaggcagattTGGGGTGTGCCATGTCTAGTTCTCCTTGAGTGGGCCCCACTGGACCAAAACACTGGACAGCTTTGGCCCACTCTCACGTCTAGCCAGAAAGGACTTGGTCTTTGCCGTCTTTCCAGCTGCCATTTCCCTCACATTACCCTCAGCGAGTATTCAGCTTACCTGCAAGAGAATCCAGAGGGGGTTCCTGAGGGAAGGTACCAGGCTCTGGGTCCATGGGCACAGCGGCTGGCAGCTCAGTTGCAGAGCTGGAGGCAGACAGAACGAAGACTGGAGCTCTAGGGTCTCTGCATTTAGACCAGGGCTCAGTGCAGGGCACAGGACACCAGATTCCCAAAAACTGCCTTCGTACAAGACCCTGGCAACTTCCTGACCCTCCTCCATCCAAGGTCTCTCTAAATATCGGCCAACAGCTCCAGGCCTCACGGCCAGCTTTCCAATGCGATCTCCTGGACCCCAGGTGCCCAGCTTCTACCCCCTTCCTACCTCTACCTCCTGGGTGATCCGGGAAGAGGAGAGATCTGTACCTGCACTGACCGCTGGCCCCGGTAGGGGCAGGGTCTGCAGGGCTGTCCTTGTCCTCCTTGCCATTCAGCTTCTCCACTTTCCGCCACTTTGCCCTGCGATTCTGGAACCACACCTATAGGGGAGAGACCCTAGAAGTGTTCGAGGAGCACAGCAGAGACTCAGACTCAGGTTCTGACTGTCGCACAGTGAGCTACGGGACTTTAGGAGGTCGCTTTACCACCCTGCTTCAGAGGGCTTTCTCTGCAAGGTTGGTTTTATGAAAAGATTCATCTAGATAGCCGAGGTATCTTCCTCTTCTAAGCTGAGGCTGTGGCAATGTGGAAACAGGTGAGAACACAGCCAGATCGGAGACCTAACCTTGGCCCCTATGGGGTGAGGTCGAGCATCTGCCCTACTCCTTCAAGGGTACCAGTTGGTGGTTTCTCCACCACCCTGATGCCAGTTGGCCAGCCCCCTTTACCATGATGCGTTGGGGGGTAACCCCCACAGTCTGGGCAATCTCCCGGCGCTTATCACTGTCTGGGTAGTGGTCTTCTTGGAAGATCCTTTCTAGCTCCTCCAGCTGGTCTGGAAGAGAAGAAACTTGCATGAGGACAAACAACAGGAGAAAGATGCCTTCCAAATGGGACTGTTGTCCCCAACTCAAGGGTCTTCCCAGAGGCTTGCAACAAAGTTCCCCATTGGGCTGGGCCTTCTGTCTCTCCTGGGATTTGTGGCAGGGAACTGTGTATTTACTTTCACTAATCTGTTcccaatttcacttttttttttttttcctttttgagaaagggagagggccCAAGTCAGtgaatgggagagaaagagaagtagggctcacccagggctcatgttttacccgaagcggggctcaagctcacctgatgcGTGGCTTGACCttaccaactatgagatcatgacctgagcctaagccagatgcttaatgactgaaacacccaggcgccccccaatttcACTTTCTGATGAGGCAACCCAATGTTCCCTTTGAGAGTCAGAGGTCGTGGCTCTGCCACAGGTGGAGAGAGGAATCAGGACAAGGGGATGTACAAACTAACCACATTGCAATCTCCTGGAGCTACAATGTTCTGTGTTGAGCCCTCCTTTCCTAGAGAGGACACCTGCTGTCTTACATTTCCTCTCAACTTCGGGGACTTACCTGAGCGGTATAGGGTCCGGGTCTTTTTCCGAACTTGGCAGGTCACTTCCAGGGACCTCTTCTGATCTGTGTTTTGGCTGTTCTGAGCCAATGTGCTGAGGAGGTTAGCCAGATGGCAGGGCCCCCGGCCTGACCCACAAGGCACTGGGTTGTGTGCGGCACGGGCTGAGTGGGTGACACCAGGAGATGGTGTGGAGGCCAGACCCGCGGCACTGGGTATTTTCTGCTTACTGGAGGCTGGAGAGTAGGACCTCTTCCCTGGCTTTGCCTCTTTCACTGGGAAGGAACAGCCTTCCCCAGGAAGCTGGGGTCCCGGTGGGGCCAGAGGCGTGTCTTTGTGGAGAGTCCCCGAACCAGATGGCTGGCCCCCTCTCCTGGTATCTGTCCCAGATGGTTCTCCAGGGGGGTCTGATGGTGGCTTCTCCCCGGGGACGATGCAGGAGGGGGGCAGTTCCTCACTTGGGGCATCCTGAGCGCAGGGGGCTGAACTCTGCCGCAGTTCCTTTTTTGGCCCAGCAGCCAGGGGCTTGTCTCCACCTTCCTGGCCTGTGGGGACCATCACCCACTGACCTTAGCACCGGGAGAAGGAAAAGCCTGGACTAAGGATGTGCGGCTTCCTGCTCTGCGGCCTGTGTCCCGTTTGGCCTCAACCTTTCACTTGTGCACTTGTCAGAGAGGGTAAAAATTCTAGGCTTGGCTGTTGTAGAGATCAAACTAGATAGCCCCCTGCTTTGTAAAATGTGAGCAAATAGATGCACCTAGAAGGGGGCCTGAGCTCACACACACAGATGGCAGGAGGGCTATCCCGATTTGGGGGGCACTTACTTTCTGGGAATtgccttttctcccccacccccaccccagacacctGGAATGTGAGTTGAGGGACAGGCATCTGTTCAGGCATTGCTAAGGGACAAATGTTGAAGCTGGGGGTGAacttggaggaggagggagagactgCTTCTAAGACTGGATCTCATTCCTGCTGCAGGAATGCTGCTGAAATTGGGGGCTCTCCAGAAGCCCAGGCAAGGACAGCAAGGGAACTCAGGGGGACAGCCATCCTCACCATCCACAGATGTCACTCTGCCCCTGCCAACTCTCCCCAACCCTGTGTGCACCCTCCTGCCCGTCCCTGCAAAGCAGAACCTCACTGTGGCCTTGGGCGCGGGCCACCCCTCCCCGCACAGGTAAGGAAGTGTGATCCAGCCACACCGGGTGTGCACCGAAAGCCCCCTTGCGCTCATCCTCCGAGCTCGTCTGTCTTGAGGCTGGGTCTCATTCACCAGGCACTTACCAtgtcccaggctctgtgcttagcacTTTTCAAAGACTAGCACAGTGTGCACCTACTCCCTGTGAGGAAGGCACGGTTGATAGCTCATTCTAACAGATGAGGACATACAGATTACAAAATTGAGTGATTTGCCCGAATCGTCCAGCAAAGAGCACTTAGTCGTCATGCAGAGGCCTTCCTGGGGTCCCCAGAACCTCTCCAGTTCACCTTCCTCACAATCCCCAGATGCTTTAACATTCCCCCTaaattggaaaaattttaagtagatgCTGACTAGCGAATAAGAACTGctgttattttaatgaaaattacgTAAGACAGACCATCTAAAGGAATGCGAATTTCTAACGACGTGTAAAGAAAGGTGGACCTTCGGGGGTGAAGGTGCTTTGTCAGGTTGTTTCCTAGGGTGCATCAGACCCGTCTAGCAGAACGGGGCCCGGGGCTGGTGAGGAGTGTGCGCCGGCCAGCGTGGCGGGGAAGGGACAGGCTGGATGGtggcctggggaaggagggacacGCTGGGTCGGGCTTCCGGCATTTTAGGCGAGCTTGGAGCCTAGCAAATCTGGTACgcggtaggtgctcaataaacgaGACCTATCAGCGTGATGTAGCCCCGGTAGGAGAGTGGACGGGTGTCGGAACCTGGACACGAAGGGGCTCGGGGCCCCGCGTGCAGAGAGATGGGAAcctgcaggagggaggaagggagggagggcgcGTGGCGGCgggcctccctcccacccccagccccgcggCCCGGCGCCAGCCCCCCCTTCCCAAGCGCGCCCCACGCTCACCCCGCCGTTCCGGGCAGGGCTCCTGCGCCGGTTCCATGGCCCGAACTCGCGCCGCCGCGACTCGCCGCGCTGCCCCCGCGCCGCCTAATGAAGCCTCGCGGGCGGGCAGGTGCGCGGGGTCCGCACGGGCCCCGGGGCGCCCGAGCCCGCGCCCCTCACCCCGCCGCCAGGGCGAGGCCCACCCGGGCGCGTGGGGCAGCTGCAGGGCCGCGCCCGCCCCCGCCGGCCCGAGGGCGGCCCAGGTGTGcggcccgccgcccctcccctcGGCCCGCGTCTCCGCGCCGCGGGGCCGCCTGCCCCCGACGGCTGGCGTACGGTCCCGGGAGCTCGGCGGTGACTCGGCCCCGGGCCCTGCGTGCAAACTGGGGGAAGGCCACCCACCCTGGAGCGCTCATCCAGGGAGCGCCCCACGCCGGGCTGTCCGTGTCCCCGCGGCTCACCGAGGCTGCCCCggagcccccacccctccactcgcCTGAGAGCACAGAGCAAGAAGAGACGACGAGCAAGAAGGAGCCCGAGCTGCCGGGTAAGCCGCACCGAACCCGCGGCGTGCCCGGGGCACCACCACACACGCGCCAGAGGCctcggggggcggcggggaggccCGGCTGGCCCAGGTTTTGTGGTCGctcgccccccccgccccgcttggATAGCCTACTGTGATCTTTGAGAACCTCGTTGAGCCTCACGAGGGAGCGCTCACACGGGTGTAACTCCTAGTTCATAGCATGTTTCTTGCCTTTAAGgaaaattcagaatttaaaattctcCTTGCTGCCTCCTTATGTCTGCGTCTGCCCACCCGTGGGAAGTGCTGGACAGATTGAAACAGGTGCTTGGAGCTGGGCGTAGGctggggaggtgtgtgtggggtgagggtggggagtgggggggggggagggtctagACCAAGCTCCAGGTGTTTTGCGTTAAGGGTTTAAAAGACTCTGGACACCACGTGCTTTCCTGCTACAATCACCTATCCATCCATTTCCCTGCGCTCCCGTTCCGTTGAGGGGCTTGGCTTGCACACTTCGCCTTGGAAGAGGGGCCAAAGCTTTAGTTCTTTTTGCAACAGAAACAATCAAACGGCTTAATCTCATGACTGTATGATGAAAActtcaggagtctgatgcttcaGTCTGACTCCTGTTACAGACTAATGTTCTCGGGTAAATAAGGGGCTTAGAAATAGGGCCCAGTTTCTCAGCCAGAAAGGGAGCACTGGAGGCCTCGTGACCAAGGCGTGCAGAGCAGTGAGTTTACAGGAAAAATCAGAACGGTGATACGGTTGTAAATGGAGCCCAATAGTCTGCTTGATGACACATTTATGGGACACCTGCTGTATGCCAGCCGCTGTGCACAAGTCCGTTCCTTGCCTGCAGAAGCTTGCTGGTGGAGAGGGGGCTTGAACTGCACTCCAGGTAAGTGGACTGTGTCAATCCAGTGTGGTCAGTGGTGAGTTAGATGTGCACACAGGTTCTTAGGAGCACAGAGGAGCAGGGAGCTTTCCTGGCCTAGGatggagggagcagggaaggtgagggggacagaggagctgtGAGCTGACGGTTAAAAGGAGGTTGGTTCATTGCAAACCTTACCTTGTCCCAGCCCTACTTAAAACTCTGCAGTGGTCCCTGCCTGCCCAGGAGGTAAAGACCAGTCTCCCTACTGGGACAGGAGGCTTCCAAATCCTGGCCCTTTTCTTTCCAGCTCAGCTTACCTGCTTTCCTGTGTCAAAGTACTCCAGTTTTACTCTTTGACCCACTGTTCTGAGTGTTCCTAACCTTTCCCTagatcagaattttttttttttttaacgtttattcagttttgatagagacagagcgtgcactggtgaggggcagagagagagggagacacagtatcccaagcaggtgccaagctctgaactgtcagcacagaacccaactcggggctcgaacccacggactgtgatcATGAGCCAAagctggtgcttaaccgactgagccacccaggcgcccctagatccgAATGTCTTAgggaatttgtttaaaatgtggCTCTCAGGCCACATCCCCAGAAATTTAAATTGGTGGGTCTAGAGAGGGACCCAGAAATAGCCATTGTAACAAGCCCCTCAGGTGATTTTTATTCATGTTAGAGTTTGAGACACTGCTAGACCTTCCAAAAACAAAGTCAATTAAAATCAtcctgggaggggagagtggaggAAGCAGGTGGTGGGGGCTTATATGGAGGAAAAGGACCTTTTCACCTTCACTGAAGTGTCTGTGGCAGCTAGGAGCCAGGAACACTTAATTTGTTAATGGGTTATCCTACTACGTTAAACTAAGAATAAATCATTCTTCTCTATCACATATGTTGTGTTTGCTCTCACTGCGTGGTCGCCCTCTGCCTGGGCGAGGGTTGGAAAAGCAAAGACTCAAATCACCCACAGATTGAATGCCACCCTTAAGATTCAGGGTCTAATTGTACCAAAGTGTTTGTGTTGAAGGGAATTAGAGATGTTGGCATTTTTCTAAACACATAAATCGCTGAACCTGTTGGGCTTGGAGTATTGCATTAGAAAAATTTAAGGTTTCTTCCTTTGTTGATATTCTTGGCTTGCTGTTgcgtggctttttttttttttttttttttttacaaatatcgTAGCGTTTGTTGATTTACATGAAAATTTGCTCTAATGGCTACAAGTGAATTTGGCCTCCTAAGGCTTAGAAGAACATCTTCGTGAGTTTCCTTGGGAAGGGGTAGTGTCGCTGATACATGCTGTTAAAAGCTCCCCCTGATACAGTCCACTTACCTGTAGTACTGTTCAAGCCCCCCTTCCAGCCCCAAGGGCAGGAAGACCACTCTTCACAGGGAGGGCGAGAACGTGTTGTTTGAGGAGCGCTTgggaatatttatttctgagtctTGTTTGGTTAGATTTCATCTTTGTGATCGTCACACAACTTCATATGCTCACCTGGCTTAGTGGgcgggtttttttatttttacttggagGGAGTGGTTCTTAGTTTTTGgagtcaaattctttttttttttttttaatttttttttttttcccaacgtttatttatttttgggtcagagagagacagagcatgaacgggggaggggcagggagagagggagacacagaatccgaaacaggctccaggctctgagccatcagcccagagcctgatgcggggctcgaactcacggaccgtgagattgtgacctggctgaagtcggatgcttaaccgactgtgccacccaggcgccccttggagtCAAATTCTAAACCACCACTCACCCTCTCATCAAGAGCCATTTAGTCCAGCATCTCTGCCTTCCCTTGGAGGAGAATAAGACTCCTTTGCCCTTCTCTTTCCACAGTGAGAACGATAACCAGAAGGTGGCTGGTTGAGAGAAATGTCAAAGCAGAAACAGGGTCGTTTGCTCTTGTCTTACCTGCCATGCCCAGGCGTGGCAGGCCTGGGACCAGAGAGGCAAGAGTAAAGTTGTGAAAGACAGAAATCTGAACGGgccctgggcagggagagggcccAGTCACAGCACACAGGGCAGTGAGGGCCCGGAAACAACCGGGAGTCAAGGCACCTGTCcaaggcagagggtgggggtggggggccgagGGCAGCTGGAAGCAGTCACAGGTTCAAGGACCAGGGCACCCTGAGCCTGAAGAGGGCAAAGGGCCGGATGATCAGATGAATGCTGTGGGCCCATGACGACCAAGCTGATGATGGGTGGTGCCCAGTGGCCTCCTTTGGAAATCCCAGGAAAGGACGGTTTGAGGTCGCCGGTGAGGGGCATTGAGAACACCTGGCTGAAGGGAGACAGCCCTGGCAGGGAGAAAACAGGTGCCGGCATGAGTTAGCCTCATAACCTCTAACCCCCGGGCCCCAAACACTCAAGATTTTATGCTTCTACCAAGAACAGGGACCATGTTTAAGACGTGGGGTTGCTAAgatagggaggcaaaccataagagacttttttttttaattttttttaatgtttatttaatttctgagacagagaaagagcatgagtggggaggggcagagagagagggagacacagaatcggaagcaggttccaggctctgagctgtcagcacagagtcgacacggggcccgaactcacaaaccgtgagatcatgacctgaactgaagtcggtcactcaaccgactgagccacccaggcgccccaggagagtcttaaatacagagaataaactgagggttgttggaggcgtgttgggtgggggatgggcatgaaggagggcacttgttgggatgagctctgggtatcatatgtaagtgatgaatcactaaattctactcctgatatccttattgcactctatgttaactgacttggatttaaataaggttaaaaaaaaaaagtcataagagaaagagaggggattGCTGCTGCTTGTTTTTAATCAGCCTGTAGTAATAATAAACCACGTTGCGTGTGTTTTGTGATTTAGTTAGTACTTTCTCCTCTGAGCCTCTCTTCCCAGTATTCCAGAACTTTGGAGAAACTTCTGTGCCATGCCAGTCTACTTCAGGATGGCGAGGTTCTAGCAGTAACTGTTGCATGGCGTCCAAGATGCCTCAGAACCTGGCCCCAACCTTCCCCTGGCCCCCCAGTCTCCTCACAGGCTCTTGTTCTAAGCTCGTCCTTTCTCAGAATGGCTCTTGCCACCTCACGCCCCAGGGCCACAGATGGTGTCATTTTATAGGCATGAAACGCCatccttcccttttatttctgtcaGAGTCTTACTCATACTTCAAAGCCCAGCCCAGATAGTCTCTGTTCTGTGAAACCGTCTCAACTTTCCACAGCCCGAATGAGCGGCGTCCTCCCACTGTGCTGGGTTAGCCTTGA
This sequence is a window from Prionailurus bengalensis isolate Pbe53 chromosome A2, Fcat_Pben_1.1_paternal_pri, whole genome shotgun sequence. Protein-coding genes within it:
- the NOBOX gene encoding LOW QUALITY PROTEIN: homeobox protein NOBOX (The sequence of the model RefSeq protein was modified relative to this genomic sequence to represent the inferred CDS: substituted 1 base at 1 genomic stop codon) → MASDGVRVETRPSNCLLDVSTLTSKTLHISTSTTSPALLSPAPAATTTFPMSTNGNPILLVLGAQSLESFRSPLSLTIGSPAFKRNTRACFSGDLVVAALTRQDRPVRGSPALPTAPKRDSRSISYVAAPKEQRSLLTTTGPHLPHYSPDLEGTWVMGDKDGFIAQEDRGSVSRKNQRNREDHAVARRPRSLPTHYCPLAEHFFLGVADPDLDTREIRQATGRGLAPGYHKRKKNVFREFYSLKSCPAGLSRLSPFSQVFSMPLTGDLKPSFPGISKGGHWAPPIISLVVMGPQHSSDHPALCPLQAQGALVLEPVTASSCPRPPTPTLCLGQELHPCERSLVRLNEVLKDHSRLSKRGGGGERPQNLGQPGLPAAPRGLWRVCGGAPGTPRVRCGLPGSSGSFLLVVSSCSVLSGEWRGGGSGAASVSRGDTDSPAWGAPWMSAPGWVAFPQFARRARGRVTAELPGPYASRRGQAAPRRGDAGRGEGRRAAHLGRPRAGGGGRGPAAAPRARVGLALAAGGNVKASGDCEEGELERFWGPQEGLCMTTKCSLLDDSGKSLNFVICQWVMVPTGQEGGDKPLAAGPKKELRQSSAPCAQDAPSEELPPSCIVPGEKPPSDPPGEPSGTDTRRGGQPSGSGTLHKDTPLAPPGPQLPGEGCSFPVKEAKPGKRSYSPASSKQKIPSAAGLASTPSPGVTHSARAAHNPVPCGSGRGPCHLANLLSTLAQNSQNTDQKRSLEVTCQVRKKTRTLYRSDQLEELERIFQEDHYPDSDKRREIAQTVGVTPQRIMVKGAGQLASGWWRNHQLSESLLCSSNTSRVSPLXVWFQNRRAKWRKVEKLNGKEDKDSPADPAPTGASGQCSSATELPAAVPMDPEPGTFPQEPPLDSLAEPPMLLASEHTLAPTQQSESTQRVAVTPPLFSPPPVRRVNLPFPLGPVPTPQMMPLLLDTPGSDSGHKDGSWGTSVTPPSTCSYLEELEPQDYQQSAQPGPFLFSQAPQSQLYQQPQPQFSYLHPFPFPMPHPLQPLLPDDPLFTSPYGPSAGTSQGYFPGPPPPSGQPVLQPPAGNAGTAPWNDPCFPELPFPGPFCPQALGQPPGGDSYFPDLLPAPYAPALSRQPSPGVTRLPEGARPETGPFLGRAPEEQPAPCVEGPPAAEELRAEEKDSCGP